In Hirundo rustica isolate bHirRus1 chromosome 2, bHirRus1.pri.v3, whole genome shotgun sequence, one genomic interval encodes:
- the P2RY2 gene encoding P2Y purinoceptor 2 codes for MENLTTPPSWTRIINSSSDPGGTDDNPYKCVFDEDFKYVLLPVSYGIVCVVGLFLNLLALYAFIFRIKTWNASTTYMFNLAISDTLYVVSLPLLVYYYAMGDNWPFSVGLCKIVRFLFYTNLYCSILFLLCISIHRFLGICFPLKSLQWGHVRHARRVSVAVWAVTVVCQSPVLFFVTTSVKGDTITCHDTSSKDLFGQFVIYSSVMLVLLFCIPFLIIIVCYCLMARRLLQPTRGISRLSRSKKKSVKMIIIVLVVFIVCFLPFHVTRTLYYSFRSWDLSCQTLNAINLAYKVTRPLASTNSCLDPILYFLAGQRFMKFAGSKMPGKPQNEVALGIVPNSHLGTSSDTVTLSKDLKS; via the coding sequence ATGGAGAACCTCACAACTCCTCCATCCTGGACCAGGATCATCAACAGCTCCTCGGACCCAGGTGGCACAGATGACAACCCCTACAAGTGCGTATTTGATGAGGACTTCAAATACGTCCTGCTGCCCGTCTCCTATGGCATCGTGTGCGTGGTGGGGCTCTTTCTCAACCTGCTGGCCCTCTACGCCTTCATCTTCAGGATCAAGACCTGGAACGCCTCCACCACCTACATGTTCAACCTGGCCATATCCGACACGCTCTACGTGgtctccctgcccctcctggtGTACTACTATGCCATGGGGGACAACTGGCCCTTCAGCGTGGGGCTGTGCAAGATTGTCCGCTTCCTGTTCTACACCAACCTCTACTGCAGCatcctcttcctgctctgcaTCAGCATCCACCGGTTCCTGGGCATCTGCTTCCCGCTGAAGTCGCTGCAGTGGGGCCACGTGCGCCACGCGCGCAGGGTGTCGGTGGCGGTGTGGGCGGTGACCGTGGTGTGCCAGTCCCCCGTGCTCTTCTTTGTCACCACCAGCGTCAAGGGCGACACCATCACCTGCCACGACACCTCCAGCAAGGACCTCTTCGGCCAGTTCGTCATTTACAGCTCGgtgatgctggtgctgctctTCTGCATCCCCTTCCTCATCATCATCGTCTGCTACTGCCTGATGGCCCGGCGGCTGCTCCAGCCCACCCGGGGCATCTCCCGCCTGTCCCGCTCCAAAAAGAAGTCGGTGAAGATGATCATCATCGTCTTGGTGGTCttcattgtttgttttcttcccttccacGTCACTCGCACCTTGTACTACTCCTTCCGGAGCTGGGACCTGAGCTGCCAGACCCTCAATGCCATCAACTTGGCCTACAAGGTGACTCGTCCCCTCGCCAGCACCAACAGCTGCTTGGATCCCATCCTGTATTTCTTAGCGGGGCAACGATTTATGAAGTTTGCGGGCAGCAAAATGCCAGGGAAGCCTCAGAATGAGGTGGCACTGGGCATCGTTCCCAACAGTCACCTGGGAACCAGCAGCGACACGGTCACGCTCTCCAAGGATCTGAAATCctag